From the Gossypium hirsutum isolate 1008001.06 chromosome A02, Gossypium_hirsutum_v2.1, whole genome shotgun sequence genome, the window AGAAATTTGAAGATAATGaattaaacttatcatttatatttgaatagatattattttattattatattttagttaaaattttaaatttaaatttttttatcttatcattaaaattttaatttcaaattaaactAAAAGCAATTCAAAGTAATTATAAATCACTTATTTTaagaatttgtttatatttacatttaatcattattaaatttaaaataggcCCGGTTTAAATGAACCGGTATAGGACGATGATCGAACCAAAAGGAAAATTCTATGTGTTAAAGCATAGCCGAAAATCAGAGAGGCTGTCGAAGAAGCTTTGTAATAGTTTCGTTATTGAAAAAGACAAAAACAAACAGAGACGTAAGGGTCCCCCGATGGAGACCGGACCAACCGGCGGTGCCCTTGGTGGCGACGATCTATCCCCGTCGTCTCCCGCGGCGGTCATATCGCGGTGGACTTTCGAGGTGTCGCGGCGATACCAGTACCTCCTGAACAAAACGGTTCCGCACGTTCTCAACCGTTGGATCGGATGTCTTGCGGTGGTGTTGATCTACGCCGTACGCGTGTACTTCGTGCAGGGGTTTTACATCGTCACCTACGGCCTCGGCATCTACTTGCTGAATTTGCTGATGGGGTTCCTTTCCCCTCAAGTGGACCCCGAGATGGAGGATGGTCCCTCGCTTCCCGTCAGTGGATCCGATGAGTTTCGCCCTTTCGTTCGTCGACTCCCCGAATTCAAATTCTGGTTCCCTCTCTTCACTGTTTGTTTTAACTGCTTTGATTTAGTCAAATGATCTGAATATTGTTATAGTTAAATTAGGTATCGTATTaggataatttaatttattactgATTTGAACccgttaaaattttaagaaag encodes:
- the LOC107931673 gene encoding protein RER1A, coding for MNRYRTMIEPKGKFYVLKHSRKSERLSKKLCNSFVIEKDKNKQRRKGPPMETGPTGGALGGDDLSPSSPAAVISRWTFEVSRRYQYLLNKTVPHVLNRWIGCLAVVLIYAVRVYFVQGFYIVTYGLGIYLLNLLMGFLSPQVDPEMEDGPSLPVSGSDEFRPFVRRLPEFKFWYSITKAFCIAFVMTFFSVFDVPVFWPILLFYWIMLFILTMRKQILHMIKYKYVPFSFGKQRYDSKKASPTENTNLPRD